The following proteins are encoded in a genomic region of Synechococcus sp. CBW1002:
- the glmM gene encoding phosphoglucosamine mutase, translating to MPGPLPPPIGAPLGDAVTGFGTDGIRGRVGTCVTPALALQVGYWCGRVLRTDGPVVIGSDSRTSGPMLVAALTAGLTAAGREVWNLGLCPTPAVPGTIRRLGLAGGLMVSASHNPPHDNGIKVFGASGAKLSRDQQEAIERGLRGTPETEAEAPIGGPSTSGNIASGSETFGSAYERGDLLEVYRQGLLASVEGRRLDGCPVVLDLCWGSAAACGEAVFRDLGAAVTVLHGEPDGHRINMGCGSTHLEPLRQAVLASGAAMGFAFDGDADRMLAVDGQGRVVDGDQILYLWGTALQEADQLPQNRIVATVMSNLGFERAWQARGGVLERTAVGDQYVHQAMEELGAGLGGEQSGHILSARHGMSGDGLLTALQVATRLHQAGLSLADWLESSFRPYPQRLVNVTVPDRQRRQQWQQCEPLRRAVEAAEQAMEGQGRVLVRASGTEPLLRVMVEAAEQGQVDHWTHHLAAEAEAHLCAA from the coding sequence ATGCCCGGGCCGCTGCCCCCTCCGATCGGTGCACCCCTGGGTGACGCCGTCACCGGCTTCGGCACGGACGGAATCCGCGGCCGCGTCGGTACCTGCGTGACCCCGGCCCTGGCGCTGCAGGTGGGCTACTGGTGCGGGCGGGTGCTGCGCACCGACGGCCCGGTGGTGATCGGCAGTGATTCGCGCACCAGCGGACCGATGCTGGTGGCGGCCCTCACCGCCGGTCTGACCGCCGCGGGTCGGGAGGTCTGGAACCTGGGTCTCTGCCCCACACCGGCGGTGCCCGGCACGATCCGCCGCCTCGGGCTGGCTGGTGGGCTGATGGTCTCGGCCAGCCACAACCCTCCCCACGACAACGGCATCAAGGTGTTCGGGGCTTCCGGCGCCAAGCTCAGCCGCGACCAGCAGGAGGCGATCGAGCGCGGTCTGCGGGGCACGCCGGAGACTGAGGCCGAAGCTCCGATCGGCGGCCCCAGCACTAGCGGCAACATTGCCAGCGGCTCCGAGACGTTCGGCTCTGCCTATGAGCGGGGCGACCTGCTGGAGGTCTATCGGCAGGGTCTGCTGGCCAGCGTCGAGGGGAGGCGACTGGATGGGTGCCCGGTGGTGCTCGACCTCTGCTGGGGATCGGCCGCCGCCTGTGGGGAGGCGGTCTTCCGTGACCTCGGTGCCGCGGTGACCGTGCTGCACGGCGAGCCGGATGGCCACCGCATCAATATGGGCTGTGGCAGTACCCATCTCGAGCCGCTGCGGCAGGCCGTGCTCGCCAGCGGTGCCGCCATGGGATTCGCCTTCGATGGCGATGCCGACCGCATGCTGGCCGTCGATGGCCAGGGTCGGGTGGTGGACGGCGATCAGATCCTCTACCTCTGGGGCACGGCCCTGCAGGAGGCCGATCAGCTGCCCCAGAACCGCATTGTGGCCACGGTGATGTCCAACCTGGGCTTCGAGCGTGCCTGGCAGGCCCGTGGCGGGGTGCTGGAGCGCACCGCCGTGGGGGATCAGTACGTCCACCAGGCGATGGAGGAGCTGGGGGCGGGTCTCGGTGGTGAGCAGTCGGGTCACATCCTCTCGGCCCGCCATGGCATGAGCGGCGATGGCCTGCTCACCGCCCTGCAGGTGGCCACCCGCCTGCACCAGGCCGGCCTGAGCCTGGCCGATTGGCTTGAGAGCAGCTTCCGGCCCTACCCCCAGCGGCTCGTCAACGTGACCGTGCCCGATCGGCAGCGGCGGCAGCAGTGGCAGCAGTGTGAGCCGCTGCGTCGTGCGGTGGAGGCGGCCGAGCAGGCGATGGAGGGTCAGGGACGGGTGCTGGTGCGGGCCAGCGGCACCGAGCCCCTGCTGCGGGTGATGGTGGAGGCGGCCGAACAGGGCCAGGTGGATCACTGGACTCACCACCTGGCGGCCGAGGCCGAAGCGCACCTCTGTGCGGCCTGA